From Temnothorax longispinosus isolate EJ_2023e chromosome 3, Tlon_JGU_v1, whole genome shotgun sequence, one genomic window encodes:
- the LOC139809610 gene encoding uncharacterized protein, with protein MSEEDRDLIEFATGLDSSDAYREWERRCEERLASLRERCREKTRPTYTGTLNSLIVRVARLEEARNALRQRFPQVGAGHGEPSTGFLWTEIETAFESHVLTGAVINSNYRDSYVIPVFFHNLSGYDAHFIIKDIANSFEGRIDLLPLTKESYISFTKNVYFVDGFDKLLVTELPPREDFYSSLTGETASESDYEHARNVWRCFCVRNLGEYSDLYLKTDVLLLADIFENFCDTCIDTYRLDPAHYYILPGYTWDAMLKYTGVRFELLTDIDMVMFVERGIRGGLSQCSNRYARANNKYMRLHDSSQPSTYLMYFDVNNLYGWAMCEPLPYADFQWVDDAESLDVMSVKLDSAIGYILEFDFAYPHELHDAHADLPFCPTRDKPPGKRCDKLLATLRDKSRYVLHYRNLQQCVRYGLCVTKIHRALRFAQSPWLRRYIELNTGFRARASNDFEKEMYKLMNNAVFGKTMKNVRDHVDVRLVTR; from the exons atgtcggagGAAGATCGCGATCTCATCGAATTCGCCACGGGCCTCGACTCGTCGGACGCGTATCGCGAGTGGGAACGACGGTGCGAAGAGCGTCTCGCGTCTCTGCGAGAGAGATGCCGAGAAAAAACCCGTCCGACGTACACCGGAACGTTGAACTCTCTTATCGTTCGAGTGGCGCGATTGGAAGAAGCGAGAAACGCTCTGCGTCAACGTTTCCCGCAGGTGGGCGCCGGTCACGGCGAACCGAGCACAGGATTTTTGTGGACGGAGATAGAGACGGCTTTCGAAAGTCACGTACTGACCGGTGCGGTTATAAACTCGAATTATAGAGACTCGTACGTTATTCCTGTGTTCTTTCACAATCTGTCCGGTTACGATGCCCACTTTATTATCAAGGATATCGCCAACAGCTTCGAGGGTAGAATCGATCTATTACCGCTCACCAAAGAGTCGTACATATCGTTCACGAAGAAT GTGTATTTCGTCGACGGCTTCGATAAGTTGCTGGTGACGGAATTACCGCCGCGCGAGGACTTTTACAGTTCGTTGACCGGTGAGACCGCGAGCGAGAGCGATTACGAGCACGCGCGGAACGTCTGGCGTTGTTTTTGCGTGAGAAATCTCGGCGAGTACAGCGATCTGTATCTCAAAACGGACGTGCTTCTCCTAGCGGATATCTTCGAAAATTTTTGCGACACCTGTATCGACACTTACAGACTGGATCCCGCGCATTACTACATCCTACCGGGATACACGTGGGACGCGATGCTGAAGTACACGGGGGTGCGATTCGAATTGCTCACCGATATCGACATGGTAATGTTCGTGGAGCGCGGTATCCGCGGCGGTCTGAGTCAATGCTCCAACAGGTACGCGCGAGCCAACAACAAATACATGCGATTGCACGACTCTTCGCAACCGTCGACGTATCTCATGTACTTCGACGTGAACAATCTGTACGGTTGGGCGATGTGCGAACCGTTGCCGTACGCGGACTTTCAATGGGTCGACGACGCGGAGAGTCTCGACGTAATGTCCGTGAAGTTGGACTCCGCTATCGGTTACATCTTGGAGTTCGATTTTGCGTACCCGCATGAACTCCACGACGCTCACGCTGACCTTCCGTTCTGCCCGACGCGCGATAAGCCTCCCGGAAAACGGTGCGATAAACTCCTCGCCACTCTGCGCGATAAGTCGCGCTACGTGCTGCATTACCGTAATCTACAGCAATGCGTGCGATACGGATTGTGCGTCACGAAGATTCACCGCGCGCTTCGATTCGCGCAATCTCCGTGGCTTCGGAGATACATAGAGCTTAATACGGGATTCAGAGCTCGCGCCAGCAACGATTTCGAGaaagaaatgtacaaattaatGAACAATGCGGTATTCGGCAAGACCATGAAAAACGTACGAGATCACGTAGATGTGCGTCTCGTGACGCGTTGA